DNA from Triticum aestivum cultivar Chinese Spring chromosome 7D, IWGSC CS RefSeq v2.1, whole genome shotgun sequence:
TTTGAATTTTTCATTGCAAGTTAGGAAGAAGTTGAACATCTAGGAAACCCAAGACTCACCTAAGGTTTTCTTATCTTTTGTAGTTATTCATCAATTATAGTATTTATTATAATGAAGCTTAATTATTCGATCCTGAAATGATTTATTCTTTCTAAGTTAAGTGTAAATCATTTGTATTTTTAAAATTTCAAACAATTGACGTCTAATTTGTATTGTATTCTAAGGATTATGCTCGGATTTCATGTTCAAATATATTTGAAATGGCAATGATGGAATCAAgtctatttatttttgaatatgcttcaaaagataaatAATGGGAAGAACTCATAGCAAATTTTGTAAGAACTTTGCTAATCACAATATAATTTTAATCTTAACGAAATACATTATCTAACTACTATATTTATTTAGGCTTTATTTATTTGTAGTTTTTAGCACGCAAAAAGCATAACATGTATCGTTCCCCACATTATGAACTACACGTTGTCATAAGAACTCATGCTACCCCACAACCTCCCTCCGACCCTGCCAGCATTATTGCAGCTTCACTCGGAAGCCTTCCCTAAATAATCATCTACACGATTTGCGTAAAATAAGACAATATCTACAAATGAATAGAATCTAGAACAAACCTTGGCATAACCACATGTTGCAAGCCATGCTAAGTTGAAATTTGCTAATAACTTGTACAACACTACAACACTTAATAAGACATGTAAAAGGAATTTGAGCGAAAACCTAGGGTTTAAGCAGTTGCGTATAATTAATGTCAATACAAGAGATATTGAATTGTAAGGTTATAAGACGTGATCTCCCAATTCGGGGGTCCCTCCTCGCCTTATATAGGGAGACGAGGCTAGGCTTACAAGGAATGCGAGTTAGTTAAAGGGAACCGCTAGCAGTCAGACTACTCCAGCACCGTGCGATTGATTTCATCTGGAGCGTGTGATGGGCTCGTAAAACGTGGGGTGAGCAGTTATTACTTCCCTCAATTAGGGTCACGGTTACAGGACGTACGGGATTACATTGAAGCATCCGGATTTTTTGGGAACTTATCCCTGATTTCGTTGGTCTAGTTTGCttgcctctgtgatttcttcgtcgACGCTTTCGGAAGCACATGCTctctccgttcctttatataagatatatttgttttttgataaaatttcatAATGTAATATGCATTTCTTCTAAATCCTCGTAATTCCCTTTTTATCCCTCCAGAAAGAGGAAAGTATCTCTTTTCTGATTTCCTGTATCTCTCATTGTATTAAAAGAAGGAAACTATCTCTCCCTCAATTGCATGTATCTCTTAGTTTCCTGGACTTATTGATTTATACTTACCACTAACCAAAAAATTTGCCAAGGATACTTTTGTCCTAACACCTCTATCATTgtgtgccttggtcaccgtgcccAAAAAAtgaaaggaacggagggagtaattcctATGATGCCGCTTCTCTCCCCCGCTTCATTTAGTCACACGTCAGGGAGAGGCGTGAATTTTCTGGAGGTGAAACCTTGCCTCATAGTACGCCGCACAATACATGCAACCTAAACCAACTTAGTGACTGTCATTTGTGACCGTAATTTGGTACATTGAAATCGAGCAACCCAGGTGAGAAATTAGGGTATTAAGCGCACGTGTGGAGCCCTTTTTCTTTCAGGAAGCACGTGAAATGCAGCTTTCCGTCTCTACAATGCGCCCTGTAGAGCCAAAAAGTGCACGTGCGCTGCAAAAACTGCAACATAGTACTAAGTGCTGTAATTAGTGTACGAGTGATCGGAAACTAATACTCCGACCGCTCCAGAATATAAGGTGCACACTCTTTTTGAGATATAAAGACCAATGATAGTCCCTAACTTCAGCAagaaccatgtcttcatcatctaTTCTTCCACCGCAACATATGTGGTAGCATACCTCCTTCCAATTATACAGCTGGAGGAATGTGCAAAAATTGCAATAGGCCATGCAATCAAATATGCTCTCCCCTCAGCTTCACCCTGCATACGACGAGACTAACCAGCAGATGTCTACTTTGCCTGCTAAGTGCTAAGGCACACTGATCACATTCAAATGCGCAGAGAAATCGCATGGCAACCAATGGTTGGATGGTGGTACTACCCCAAGCCTACCAAGAATCAAACCTTAGGCTTGACCTTTTTGTTTTCTCATTAATGTGACGTTCCCGTAGATTGAGAGGAAAAAGGAATTATGTGCAATTTCACTTTCCCATGAATCCTACTAAGAAGTTGAACTCTCTTGTAACATTTCTGGAATTTGCATACAAGAACTCAAAAAATATTTTCACTTAACGCCAGCGTAACTAAATCCAACTACCACAAAGAATGCAAGTTCTAGAAACATGAGGATGATTGTGCAATACTAAatactacctccattcctaaatataagacgttttggcagcTTAAACTGAACCAACGGGacttcttatatttagaaacagaggatgTGGTAAATAGGACAACAAACGCTCATTGCAGCTTTTGGAGCATGACATAATATTAGCAGAGCTTTTGGAGCATGAGAGATATTAGCACTGAACACAAGATTCCGAACACAGCTAGCAGACTGAGCATTTTCATTCTTCATTTTACCTACCTCCACTGCCTGTCCAAGTAGTTGAGATATTTCGACATACAAATCCAGCATGTTTCTGGAACCTTGTCATGGGAATAGTTCACCAAGGCTAGGAATACGTCAAGAATGAATCTTTGAGATTCAGGTTTCAGGGCGACACGGATTAGCATTGCGGTCCAGGCATTTGGGGCCAAACTGATTGCTTGACGGAATGATTGAACACCATTAATCAACCTTCTGATCATTCTACTTCTCTACAAGTTCAAAAGAAGAAAACCTTCAGTACATACACACTAAGGCACTATAGCATGTAACACAGTTCTGATATGAAATGCCACTAAAGACCAACTCATgtagccatagaatcatcatcctcttctttttCTCTCTGATTAAACAGACCAACTGTTTTGGGGGATTTGGGAAACAGACACCTAACGCAATTCTGAGATGATTCCGAGGGATGCAATGATGATGCAGCAGCCATGCATCTAGTACTGGAGTGTAAATTTGTGAAAAACAGTTAAGCAGTACGACCAGTTTCATGCAATCTAAAATGGGTGTTTTCAGCACGGAGTACACTGATGTAAGCGATTAGAAATGAGAAATCATGACAAGCATTGACTAACCTCTGGATTTAGCTCGCCTGTATTTCCCTCTTCCTCAAATATACCTGGAAATGTTGTTTCTTGTAAGAATGCATCAGAAGCCTTCACAATGTCCTGGATAAGGAAAACACGAACCCTCCAGCCTTTCCTCgataaaatgaaatgaaaaaggtCTTCTGTAGCTGAAACAACCGAATGCATATCGAATGATCTCCAGTCAGAACTGCTGGCAGTATTCTCGTCTCCAGGTTTCTTTGAAGATTCTTCTGACGACTGTTGAGATATAGCTGCAATCTGCATATTGAAAGATAGTAGGGATGAAATGTAGTAACAAAAGCTAGAAAGAAAAAAGAACACCCAAGGGTCAGCTGCCACATAAATTCATGACAATGATAGCAACTCAACACTATGATACATTTCTATTAGTCCCATGTCAGCTGATGTATGATGACCGCCGCTAAAATTTGTACAAACTGTTACAGCACTGGATGCATTCAAAACCTTTCAGCTATTCCCATTTACTAGTAAACAAGGGTAACAAGGGACTTCTTATTCATGCTCATGAAGAGATGGGGCAAAAATCAGAACTAGAGCCATGATGCTGCAGCCATCGCAGACATGACAATATTCATACCAAGTTATAAAATATTAAGACTTAAGAGTGCATTGCAAACAGTTCCAACAAGACaggaaacagaaacaaaaacaactaAGAATTACATACCAGACGCTCCAGTCGATTCCATCTGATGGATCCATCATCACGTATCAGAAGCTCCCTCAATATTTTCCTCATATCAGGGCTGGGGTCTGCAAGGAGCCTCCCGATGACAAATGGGTAAGCGCTCTCAATAACTTTGAAATCAGGATCCAGTGCTTTTGCAGTCCCTTCTAAAGAACCAAGTGCTCTTATCACCAGTGCATAATCAGGAGGAAGAGAGAAATTAAAATCATACATGACGTCATACAGATGGTTCATTACCCCCTGTAAAGAGAAGCAAATAGCGATTTAGAATGTGCCAACTCATCCAGGTTAGGAAACTACGAATTGAAGGGGCAAATGGAGACGGCAGCAATACACAAGACTGGAGAATGTGACAGAGACCCCAGTGACCGAACAGTATGTATGTTAGAACCATGAGCTCAGCTAATTACTTACACAATGTTGGAACCTCAAGTGTGCAGAGAGAAGAAAATGTCATTGCTCCATTAATTTTTTTTATATCATGTCTACTACACTTTTCGAGATGCATCAGAAAATTGTCATTCTAAGCATAGCTTCACTGTGGTTATTACTAAAACATTCATGTTATTTTAGCTGTTTGTTTGGTTCAGTTAAGGGCTATATACCACATGTGCACTCCTAGGTCTCAACTATGATTAAGGTGTCCATTGATTTCGACGTTGCACGACAGAATACAAATTATCATAACAGAACATATACTGGAAAGAAGAACACTAACTAACCTGAAAATCATTTGATTGCCTCCTTCCATCACCAAAGGCAACACTCAATGCAGTTGCAACTGCGTGTAGGTCTGTTCCCTCAGGGACAAATCCGAGTGAATGGAAGTCATTCGCCAAGCCCAATGGGTCACGATTAACATAGTGCACAAGCTGAAACAAGTGAACTCAGTTCCCATTAAGTTCTACTTCGTATTTGAATAAAGTAACACGAATGAAACCAACAAAGgccatataaactcataataaaacatGTGTGCGCTTTTTTTAAACCATTCATACCTGCTTATATGGTAGTGCCCATGTACCAAAACACGCCAAGACTATTTATATTATAATTTGATCCATGACACATAACTAGCTTAAATTTTTTGCGTGTATGAGTACAGACACATTGCAGTAATTCTCAGTTCTATACTACTTGGAAGATATAGAACTCTTAATTTGTACTAACTTACATTTCATGCAAATTTCACACATATGATAATTGTGAAACGATAAGATCGTTTAGTCGACTATCTCTTGGCAAAGCTCCAGACTCGACTTCCAACTAGACATGATTTAGCATAGGAAACAAGATTACCGATGTTAAACCAAACCCGAAATATACTCATAGTAAATTCTTCTCCAATCTTTGCAAACCATAAACTAAAAGCCTAAACCCAATAGGTTCGAAATATAATAAAACGGAGAACAGGAGAACAGGTTTAGCCACGTATTATCTATGTTTGAAATGTATCTAGTTTTACCATTAATAAGAATGACAAGATGCTCCAGGtgaattcagaaaaaaaaacaagcAACAAACATACTTGGACGTAAAAAGATGAAGGTTACCATCTGTATGAGTCCCACTCGATAGTGTCTTGGAATATCACCCATCATACCAAAGTCAAAATATGCAAGAGACCCGTCTTCAGTTGCCACCAGATTACCTGGATGGGGATCAGCATGGAAAAACCCATCTTCAAGAAGCTGTCTCAACGAGCAATAGAGACCCTATAAAGTTTAACACAAAAAATGAGTTGCATACAAAATAAGAACACAACAGCACAATCAAACTAACAGACGATTAGCAAAGATAATGAATAAGTATGATGGAAACGGCGAAATACCCATACAGAAGATAGTCCAACTTTGGCAGCTAAACAAAATACTGTATAAATAATCCAATTATTTACAATCTAACACAAATTGTAAAGGAAGGAACCTAGTCAACACAATATCAATAGTACCTATGTGGCTATGTCTGTACATCCGGTCAAAAGAAATGTAGGTACACAATTTCTGGTTAAGGACCACTATAAGTTTACCTCATCAATCATCTTTTTCCTGTTAAGATTGGCTTTGCTGATGCGCTCAGCATCGGTTAGTTTGATCCCGTCAATCCATTCCAGTGCTAGTATAGATTTACGTGTATAAGTCCAGTAGACCTTTGGGACCTTGATACTTGTCCTGCCTTCACCACCTGAACCTGACAAGAAAACAAGATGATGGCTTTACACAGAGCTACATATGTCAATTAATGCAGATAGAGTTAGCAGCTGAAAAGATGTTTCATGATGAGAAATATGATCATTTACTATATCCTGCTCTATTACTTGCTTAACAACTGAGATAACCTGTTCACCAGCTTAAGTACACAATTCAATACCTGCTTCTTATAGTTAGGGTACCAGTACCTTCTAGGCTTGCTAACTGCTAGCTGACATAGTAGCTGATGCCTATTTCATTCTGTTGTAGTCCCCATGCCAATGATATGTACATAGAGGACATTACTGACAATCATGAATTGAATAGATAAGATGTCAAACTCACCTTGAGAATATAGGATCGCAAATCTTTCAGCATTCTTTCCTTCTAAAACATAATCAATCTCATCAAACATGTGCCTAACCTGTTGAAACAAAAGGTGCACTCCAAATTAACTATAATGTACCGGATATCAAAGTCTAAGACCCACCCAACTGGACTCAAACCCAGGCTGGCTCATCCTCTCCAAAAAGAATTGCCAAAGTGCCTGACCAAAGGATTCGAATAAATACAACTTTCTTGCTACCCAGCTGCCCATGTCATTTCCTTGATAACATTTATTACAGGACACATATATGATATATTTATTGTTTGTGATTTAGAAGGCAATACAGAAAGCATCACAATAATAAACTACCCAAGATAAGTCACTTGGATGTAAAGTACCATGAAGAGAACCATGACAAGTTGCTACAACACACGAGGCCATCATGCATGCTTAAGGGAGAAAATCGTAATATAATCCTAAAGGTTCTACAGTTTGGCAGTTCCTAGTATGCTATACAGATAATCCAAAGACAATCCACCATAAATGTGTGCTGAGAAAAAACCATATGTGAATTTTATCCGACACATTGAAGTGGCAGAATT
Protein-coding regions in this window:
- the LOC123165622 gene encoding uncharacterized protein slr1919 isoform X2, which encodes MAGPTSRLLLLARGADLGRRRRHLHGPLPLQSAAADDLALRPLSAAPSVRSYSSAFTSVHGGRPSSEYAKIRKESLESKFRRILGSSSHTLFADRGFGPFLAVYRAATISYHVVKLTVWHLLLSDVHKRAEKFRETLIRLGPFYIKLGQALSTRPDILPSAYCQELSKLQDQIPPFPTRKAIRTIESELGSRMSDLFADISPEPIAAASLGQVYKAHLHSGELVAIKVQRPGMAPLLTLDALLFNMIGGQLKRFAKARKDLLVAVNEIVRHMFDEIDYVLEGKNAERFAILYSQGGEGRTSIKVPKVYWTYTRKSILALEWIDGIKLTDAERISKANLNRKKMIDEGLYCSLRQLLEDGFFHADPHPGNLVATEDGSLAYFDFGMMGDIPRHYRVGLIQMLVHYVNRDPLGLANDFHSLGFVPEGTDLHAVATALSVAFGDGRRQSNDFQGVMNHLYDVMYDFNFSLPPDYALVIRALGSLEGTAKALDPDFKVIESAYPFVIGRLLADPSPDMRKILRELLIRDDGSIRWNRLERLIAAISQQSSEESSKKPGDENTASSSDWRSFDMHSVVSATEDLFHFILSRKGWRVRVFLIQDIVKASDAFLQETTFPGIFEEEGNTGELNPERSRMIRRLINGVQSFRQAISLAPNAWTAMLIRVALKPESQRFILDVFLALVNYSHDKVPETCWICMSKYLNYLDRQWR
- the LOC123165622 gene encoding uncharacterized protein slr1919 isoform X1, whose protein sequence is MAGPTSRLLLLARGADLGRRRRHLHGPLPLQSAAADDLALRPLSAAPSVRSYSSAFTSVHGGRPSSEYAKIRKESLESKFRRILGSSSHTLFADRGFGPFLAVYRAATISYHVVKLTVWHLLLSDVHKRAEKFRETLIRLGPFYIKLGQALSTRPDILPSAYCQELSKLQDQIPPFPTRKAIRTIESELGSRMSDLFADISPEPIAAASLGQVYKAHLHSGELVAIKVQRPGMAPLLTLDALLFNMIGGQLKRFAKARKDLLVAVNEIVRHMFDEIDYVLEGKNAERFAILYSQGSGGEGRTSIKVPKVYWTYTRKSILALEWIDGIKLTDAERISKANLNRKKMIDEGLYCSLRQLLEDGFFHADPHPGNLVATEDGSLAYFDFGMMGDIPRHYRVGLIQMLVHYVNRDPLGLANDFHSLGFVPEGTDLHAVATALSVAFGDGRRQSNDFQGVMNHLYDVMYDFNFSLPPDYALVIRALGSLEGTAKALDPDFKVIESAYPFVIGRLLADPSPDMRKILRELLIRDDGSIRWNRLERLIAAISQQSSEESSKKPGDENTASSSDWRSFDMHSVVSATEDLFHFILSRKGWRVRVFLIQDIVKASDAFLQETTFPGIFEEEGNTGELNPERSRMIRRLINGVQSFRQAISLAPNAWTAMLIRVALKPESQRFILDVFLALVNYSHDKVPETCWICMSKYLNYLDRQWR